In Lolium perenne isolate Kyuss_39 chromosome 5, Kyuss_2.0, whole genome shotgun sequence, the sequence ggttgtggatgtgctgttgccactagggataaaacattgattctatgtctaaggatgtagttgtcgattacattacgcaccatacttaatgcaattgtctgttgctttgcaacttaatactggagggggttcggatgataacctgaaggtggactttttaggcatagatgcagttggatggcggtctatgtactttgtcgtaatgcccaattaaatctcactatatttatcatatcatgtatatgcattgttatgcctttctctatttgtcaattgcccgactgtaatttgttcacccaacatgcttttatcttatgggagagacacctctagtgaactgtggaccccggtcctattctttacatagcatacaatctactgcaattgtgttttactattttctttgcaaacatcttccactcgatacgtttaatcctttgttacagcaagccggtgagattgacaacctcagcaagcttcgttggggcaaagtactttggttttgttgtgcagattccacgttggcgcaggaatccctggtgttgcgccgcatcacatttcgcgaccatcaaccttcaacgtgcttcttggctcctcctggttcgatcaaccttggtttctttctgagggaaaacttgccactgtgcgcatcataccttcctcttggggttcccaacggacgtgtacatttacgcgcatcaggtctatttatgttgcacacatgggtatgcatcataccaagacatggtaagatgactatccccatatgtgctatgcctctaagctagatagttagataaatgcaagaatatagtgcaagaagttgattcaatccaagtttttagggtcaagaataccaagttctcctctcaagtttacaaaccgggcttcatccaaaggcttagtgaaaatatccgccaattggtaggttgttcccacatgagtgagatcaatatccttattggcaacatggtcacgtaggaagtgatggcgaatgtcaatatgtttggtgcgacaatgttgaaccgggttattggcgatctttattgcactttcattgtcacatagaagaggcaccgtaccaagagacacaccatagtctttcaaggtttgcttcatccataacaattgagtgcaacaagatgccgcggatatatattcggcttcggcggtggataaagcggtggagttttgtttcttggatgaccaactcaccaatgaccggccaataaattggcaagccccggaggtagacttccggtcaaccttatcaccggcccaatcggagtccgagtagccaatgagttcaaaggttgacccctttggataccatagcccgagagtaggagtgagaacaaggtatcttagaatccgtttgaccgccatcaaatggctctccttaggagcggattgaaaacgagcacacatccctacacttagcatgatatccggcctagaggcacaaaggtagagcaaggatcctatcatggaacggtatacctttatgtccacatccttctcaccgtcacatgagccaagttgcccctttacgggcatgggtgtcttcattgggcttgcattggtcatgttgaacttcttgagcatgtccttcacatacttttcttgagagatgaaggtgccttttgcaagttgcctcacttggaagcctaggaaaaACTTCAACtcccccatcatggacatctcaaatttcctagtcatcaattgctcaaaagctttgttatgattggggttagttccaccaaatataatatcatcaacatatatttgacatataaacaagccaccccctttaacccgcttggtgaaaagggtggaatcgaccgtacccatgcaaaacccatcttgTAGTagaaaatccctaaggaactcataccaagcacgtggagcttgcttgagaccgtagagtgccttatggagtaaatacacatggttgggtcggcatgggtcttcgaaacccgggggttgagctacatatgcggtttcttttagaggaccattcaaaaatgcacttttcacatccattttgtatagtttgaaattgtggaaagatgcaaatgcaagcaaaatacgaatagcttcaagacgggctaccggcgcaaaggtatcctcaaagtccataccttctatttgggcaaacccttgcgccactaaccttgctttatttCTAATAACAATACCatcctcatcttgcttgttcttgaacacccatttggtcccaatgacattgatgcgatgatccttgggtctctcaactagagaccatacttcattgcgagtggaacactccaattcttcttgcatggcaatgacccaatccggatcaaccaaggcttcatgtaccttgagtggctcaaaactagacacaaaagcatgatgttgacaataagtcataagtaatgcatggtgtctacgagttaccactccttttgagatgctaccaaggacaagatccactttcatgtcacttgcccttgtagccgccttgatcttccgaatggttccttcatgatcaatgaattcatctcttgctaatacttgatcatgagggacaacttgagcttgaacatgagttgaagatgtttcttgatcatcatcatgatcttgctcagtgggttgaggactttcttcttgttcttcgggatgtggctcatcttgagtggaggatacatcttgggttgcacttgatggttcaacttgagttgagctaggctcaacTTGAGGTGAGCTTGATACTTCTATTCCATCACCTTGATCATCACTATGcacttccatgggccggatgtgtcaaatgcccatatgcttgatggcactagatggatcatcatcattacctgcaacacatggaacaacttgctccacttgggagccattatcctccaagaacaccacgtcacaagatacttcaatagtcccagtggaccggttgtagtatctataggcgtgagagttctccgcatatccaacaaaaatgccctctatagttctagtttcaaatttaccaagcttccctttattgttcttaacaagacatttgcatccaaagacacgaatgtacatgacattaggcttgttacctgtgagaagctcatatggagttttgttgtggagggggcggaggaagagccggttggagtagtggacagctgtagagatggcttctccccaaaagttgtggggtgagttgaattcactcaacatggttcttgccatctcaatgatagtccggttcttcctttcaacaacaccattttgttgaggggtatatggagctgaaaactcatgcttgatgccctcatcatcaacaaactcttgcatagtgtagttcttgaactcggtaccattgtcggtcctaatcgccttgatctcggattcatatgtacgttgagctttcttggcgaaggtgatgaactccctatgggtctcatccttagacttaaggagaaatacccaagagtatcttgagtaatcatcaacaatgacaagaccatacttgctccaaccaagagtatcataatgtgatggcccaaagagatccaaatgaaggagctccaaaagcctagatgtggtgatgatactcttgataggatgtttcttcttgagttgttttcccgctacacatgcactgcatacacgatctttctcaacagaaatgccggttagtccaacaatgtgctcaccctttaggagttgtttaagattcctcatgttaacatgaccaaggcggcgatgccacaaccaaccttcgtcatgcttggccgccattagacatgtggagggagatgggctctctttcgagaggtcaaccacgtaaaggttgttctccacatatccaacaaggaccaatttgagattgtcactcctaaagacttgcacataatacttagtaaaatatgaattgtaaccggcatcggcaagatgatatatagaaagcaagTTATAACCAAGGTGTTCAACTAGCATGACCGTCtcgaggcacaagtccttagagattgccaccttgccatacccaagtatctttccctttgagttgtcaccaaaggtaatgcttgacttcttgttaatatcttcaatgaattggtcaagcacaccttttcctccggtcatatgattggtgcatccactatcaaacacccattttgcaccaccggaggaatacccctacaaaatcaagtagaggatttaggaacccattgaTTAATGGGTTCCCTAGTCATGGCAAcaagatcttttggtacccaaatcgagtaccctctataagcatagccattacgaggaccaacatagttagcataaacatcaccataataatcaacaaataaagcatagtgattgttCGGCCCCGTGcgatcaccactagtggctttgccctttggggctttgccatcattagtgaccttcttgttcttttcttgagcgggcttctctttcttgtagttgttcttcttgtagggtttgggaacatacccaagtccatacttttgattgtttgacctttgcttactcaagaggtcatccaatcccatcttactCTTGGTTGTGGTGAACTTGGCAAGTTCTTTCttcaacctaacattttcctcaagagtagttgcttgctcacaagccgattcattaggataatagttgagaccatattttgttaccaaagattcaagatatgcattggtctcaacatgcaaagatagttCCTCTTGTAGACGAACATGTTCCgcaacaagcttagcatgctcactagtaaaggtggTAGAGGAACTAGCAACATCTTTATCAATAATAGGATCATTCATTGATTCAAGAGCCTTTgagtaggtttcttggagtaggtcatggttctctccaagtttcttgagctcatccttgacaagcttgttagctctttcaaggtggtcaagatccctagtgagagaagcatgagcaacttcaagctcctcctttgaagcattaagctcttgagtcaatgattgagccctttcaatagtttcaagatccttaactttatctagttcataagtttcaatttgttgcttaagaccttgtgatatgcacctttcggtttttagctcttgtcttaggagattgaatctcctttccttctcattcaaatgatattctaattcctcaatggactcatccttttctttaagagagtccatcaagaaatcaaatttgacaagagcttcaccacgaagggtgcatctaacattgtaaagttccttaagcacattTAATTCCTTTTGATTCTCAGCTTCATCATCAAGGACACTAGACAAAGAAGGTgggggttccattaccttggtttctcttgccataagacaagagccaatggttgtagatgaggaagagtcgtcggagtcatcatcttgagttattcTTGCCATAaaggaagaaccaacatcattctccgtggagtaaaccttggagtagtcatatgtgaagagtgacccgggcttagagaaagccaaaccggccactccggcctccttctcctcatcttcctcttcttcatcggacaaatactcggccccaacaaaggctcttcccttgttcctcTTGTATTggtcgttgattgggtttggcttcaatcttggcttgacccctttgatgaactttggcttgtctacccttttctcataagggcactcatttgcaaagtggctctcttcatcacaattgtagcaagttctcttcttcttcttgtcattgaggagcattggcaactttcccttgtacttcttggcaaagaaggcaaagtcggtagcgatgtcactagttgaggtcatctcctcatcttcctcaatttcatattcttcttctcctccatggtcagctctagccttgagagcaaggttgtgtgacgcttcatggttgtgtgaggcttcatcaacacggttcattgccatgagcattTTTCCTgccttggccatgttttcattggtggccacataggagactagatcatcggagttcagatcgacactcttggtcatgatttgcaagttgagtgcaaggttggtatcCTCTTGCTTGACAGCAATCattgcaatgaccttggactttatgaatcctTCATTCATCTCAAAGCCGTCATCATACTTCtcagcaccaagtcccttgatccttactctaagagcaccaagccttgcataggcatcggctatggattctccttctcgaatcatgaaccgGTGAgcttcttgctttgcggtctcataaagagatgattggatcaaatcggttccctcttggagtactacgattcaatcccacaactctttagcggagccgatgtcattgacttgatcaaggagcttgcgattgattccacttctaatcttgtcacgtgcggaggcattgagttgacggttgtagaactcggtggaggtcaaccgaacgggatcttgtggctcccggtatccatgaagaatgatatcccatagctccacactgcagctgcgaatatgagattccatagaagatttccaatgtggaaagtgagttccatcaaaatggggaacggtcccactatggtttatatgaggcatgggtgaagtgtttctaggaTAGTCATGGTTAACTTCATGGAAGGATTCCTTAGAGGCCGAAACCCCACTAGGAGCTCCTCCAgtagttaggttcttaagcatgacagacatttctgccatttggctttgtagttcatcctcctttttcttcttctcggcctcatatgccaagaatctagatttcatttctttaaccgaaaggttagagtcatcatctagaccctcgaatagtttttccatctcactcttaaggcggtgaagcccttaaaaagagtccaggctctgataccaattgaaagtatagagatggtaaacctagagggggggtgaataggtttctacagattttaattctttctttgcaatattaggctttgcggaatataaaggtgagcctaatgcaaactaggtgaagcaacctatatgaggatacaactaactcgagcacgaaggctctcacaggcagttaaatcacaagtaaagagttcggttagagataaccgatagcacgcggagacgaggatgtattcccgtgttcccttgctttgcaacaaggtacgtcacgtttggaggagtggaggtcccacgaaggattccccgcgccacgaaggctcaccctattctccggagcctatcccacgaaggaatagctctctcacttgtggtagactttgaggtagcctccaaaccttcacaatcttgcccggagcagatccacagcccggatgcttccggactcctcttgcccacctagggtttccaaggaaccctaggaagcaagcttcttgatgaatacaagggggaataagatttggcttggtagaacggtagatcgggtcctcctctatcgtttccccggagggatttgagtttgggtggaggaggagggagatctgaggcttttggtgtttctaacaatggagtatggaagaaggagctcaagaacagtttgtagtgtagtgcctaactgttcagaggtagaagaaggcctatttatagtgtacttcgaaatatggccgttggtcacttgccacatcagcagattcctcgaggagcccggtcgaccggatctggcgccggacaggccggtccacagcccggtccgaccgggccactgaccggaccggccggtttccaaccggagctgggaccgggtcttgaccgggcaggcGCCATTctttactggatagtgcccggatggcacaggcgCAAAGGCCGGTTGCAGACCGGGACGCCCGGTCTggagcccggtccgaccgggccaggaaccggagcagccggtccaaaccgggctggcGACCGGACACTGACCGGGCCATTCTTCATTCTTTACTGGATctcgtccggatggcaccggtccttggtccggttggtgaccgggtcgtccggcgccagggccggtccgaccggatctgggACCGGCCAGACTCTGCAAACCTTGCTGATTCTTCATCGAAttggggggtctcccgttgccttcttgttccatcgatacaccattatacctctttggctaatacctgtgaattatcttgtagacatgtattagtccaaatactctagcacggtgtcatagttaccaaaataatggataagggtaaaatacccttacaccttCTCTCTACTtcacgcatgcctccctctcctctctcgcgcgtccatgagatgtcttcatgtccagcaccATGTACAGCTGCTCCTCTCTTCCTCGTGCGACGATTGCTCCATCTTCAtatctgatcatacataagtggaaagacttaggtagtataaaattctcattGATCAAAGTATCATTCAAGAGCGAATTCACATCTTGTTTTAGTAGCTTCGCTTGAGTCCTTGTAATGGattcaatcctaacttcattggacttgacctTCACAGCAACATCATCtttatcttgcaatgacggaggtagtagttcagtAGAGATGTCCCCATCAAATGTTGACCGAGCTAAGCATTGCATTAAGTGACAATTGGTTGAACATCAAACATATAAGACATAGAAGTGGTGAAAACTACAAAAGAAAACATTAAAGTCGTGATGATTGCAAATCTTCTAGAGAAGCTTGTGAAAACTGCAGCTTTCTCTGATAATGCAGATGCCTGAGATGCAAAGAAAAAAGGGGGTCATAACTGTATCTTTAGACATCATGTTAAGTTGGTGTGCAAAAACGAGATATAGTAAGCTCAGTTTAGCTCATAATGAAATTCGAGCGAGCTTCGATTACGTTCGTACTTCCACATGTTAGATTGTAAATTTAAGCACAATTAAGAATATGAAGGGAAATAATTGCACATTTTGATATTTTTATTTTACTAACCTCACCGTGAGGGCATAGACTCACGAAATTTTATTAGGTCGGAAAACAGTGTATCCTTATTTAAGAGACACATGTAAGCATACCGAACAATCTAACATCCCTTTTGCTCAGGCAGCTGCCGGGCTTGTCTGCCGCTGACACCTTACATAGCTTTATGTTTTATGTGATTTTACATGTTAAACACGTTAACATGTGATTTTACAGCCTTCAACATCACTAATAGTTGTTTTGAGTGAGAAGGTAATCATATACAATAATATGTTACTAAGTACCGAATAAATGAGAACTAAACATTCTCCAATAGATAGTAATTTGTCTTTCCAACTAGATAAACATATTTGTAGTCtttcattgatgtgttcccatTCAGCGAAAGTAGGATCCCGCGGCCAAAGAGCTAGGCATAGAGGGCGACCTCGTTGTTAGCTTCACCGAAATAGAACATTACTTTCATGAAAGTTGATAGCGTGAGATATGATCATCTATTTTAATGTTGATGGAGCTAAGCAGTGCATTAAGTGACAATTCGTTGAATGTCGGACATAGAAGTGGTGTGAAAACTACAAAATAAATCATTAAAAACGTGATACTTGCAAATTTTCTAGTGAAGCTGGTGAAAACTGCAGCTTTTCCGCTAATGTAGAAGCGTGAGATGAAAAAATACGGATCATAGCTGTATCTTTAGACATCATGTTAAGTTGGTATGCAGAAACGGTTATAACAAGCTCAGTTCAGCTCATAATGAAAATTCGAGCAAGTTTCGATTACTTTCATACTGCCACATGTAAGATTGTAAATTTGAGCACAATTAAAAATGTGAAGGGAAATAATTATATCTTTTCATATGGATATTTTACTAACCTTGACGTGAGGGCATAGATTCATAAACTTTTACTGGGTTGGAAAAACATTGTATCCTTATTTACGAGACAGGTGTAAGCATACCTATAGTCCATTTCACTTGTTGGCCGCTAGACGTCTTACATGGCTTTATGTTCTATGTGATTTTACATGTTAAACACGAATAACCTGTGATTTTACAGCCTTCAACGTCGCTGGTAGTTGTTTTAGCGAGAACTAGAAGAACCCACCGTTCTTTTTATCGTTGAGCATATATTGACTTTTCTCGAGTTAATTAGATCAAAGCCAATGAAATTATTGCAGATTCGTTACATTCCATTCAGATTTTCAATCTTCAGAAAAATCAAATTGCAGTTTTCTCAAGATTTTACGAAAAACGACACCTTCATCCATCAAAAAATGACATTgacattttttttttcaaaagacAGCAGCGGTATTTCTCAAATATGAAATAATTACGGTCGTATATAACTAACCAAATTTTCTTTCGTGACATACTTTTTAAAAATTTGTTATAGCATACAGAAATATGAGTGGAGGTTTtggaggccgagctacatgtagctctttattttcaaAGAATCAAAATACATATTTTAAAGTTTTAAATAAATATGAAACAAAATTCTAGAGGCAGCCACTGATGTATGCTATAATGATGTAAAAATCTCAGTGCAAACTGATTTGTATTCTAGGCTATAGGATTTTAAAATTTTATTAGTCTTAAAATATGCATTATTCACTTTAAAATTTGCCagaatttgttatttttgtgtaggctacaatcactgttcaaaaaatcgtcagattcaacgattaatccctattcagtgatcaccgattagccgataaattcatttatcgcccgattaaCTCATTTATTGCCCGATTAATCGGCCGATTTGCCGATTAATCGGTAATCGTCAGCCGACCGAGTTGACCCCGATAAACGATTTCCTCAACATTGGCTACAATATAAAGTATTTTGTGTTGAGATTTTATATCATTAGAGTATACATCATTTACTATCTTAAAAATAttaatttgatttttttaatttaaaaTATAAATTTTGAATGTTTGCAAATAAAGAGCTACGTATAGGTCAAGCTGCATTTTAAATTTTCCATACACTAGCTCTACATGGACATGCAAAGTTACAAACTGCCCTATAAGGATGGTAATGCTTACCCATAACCCGCGTATCGGGGAggtaaaaacaaaataaaagttaTAGGataaaatattacctatgagtttgtaaatggtgaagtatcatacCCATTGGGTAGAACGGGTATGAGTATGGGATCGTAGAACACGTATTCCCATTATCATTTACCCATCTAATTTTGACTAGTTGGTCGTCATAATAAAACTACTTAATTTCTCCCTAATCACACTTCATGTTGTTAGGCTTAACCTAACACTTTCAGGTCTCACAATCCTTGGTAGGTTAGTAAATATTAGACCCCTATTTAGAATCGTTTCACCTCTTGTTAGATTTTAGATAAATTATGTTGTAAGCACGGGTATTTTTACACACGGATACCCATTAGGTGTCGGGTGAGTGTGGGAAAAATTTATACCTAttgaggctggtgccaatgctggCTGGAGTGCGGGCGGTACCTCCTGCGACGGGGCGATAGGGAGGCAAGAGCGGGGCGAGACGACAGCGGGGGGCGGTGGATCCACCGCCCGGCAGTAGCGCCCGCTACCGCCCGGCTGCCGCCCGCGCTGGGGGCGAGAGGGGGGCGAGAGCGGGGGCGATGCGTTGGCGAGTCGGGGCGAGAGCGAGGGGTAACGGCTAGCTGAGgtggcgcgatctgattcgtccacgtcagctagccgttggggtagccgttgctggctcaaaaaattcgaaaaaagccAAAACCCCCAAAATTTCATCCTCACCACCTATAAATACCCCTATATGGTTTCACTCATTCCACACCTCACTTCATCTCATCCACTCTCCATTTCCACTCCTCTCAACGCCATGTCTTCGTCTAGCAGCAGTTCGAGCGACAGAATGGAGGGTGATATGATCGGTGCATTCCAGGCGGAGTATGAGGAGGCGATGCTCAACCTCGAGGCAGAGCCAAGACGGCCGCGACGCCATTGAGAGTTCATCAGGCGTGATCGTCTGGGTGCCCACGATCGgctctacgacgactacttcaCCGACAACTGTGCTTATCCTCCGAGCTTCTTTCGGCGAAGGTATCGGATGAGGCGATCCCTGTTTCTACGCATTGTGGATAGATTGGGTGAATACTCTCCGTATTTCACCCAAAGAGTTGATGCTCTCAACCGTGCTGGTTTTTCTTCCCTACAAAAGTGTACTGCGGCTTTGCGTTTATTAGCTTATGGAGCCGCTGCAGATACGATAGATGAGTGGCTTaagttagctagacaaacttcatcAGATTGTCTAGATAGATTCTGTGAAGGCATCATTCACTGTTACGGGGAAGAGTTTTGCCGTCGACCAAATGTCGCGGATACTCAGCGTCTGTTAGCGAAAACCGAGGAGCGTGGCTTTCCGGGCATGTTAGGGAacatcgattgcatgcattggcagtGGAGGAACTGCCCAGTGGCGCATGCCGGTCAATTCACAAGGGGAGACATCAAACACCCTACCATAATCTTAGAAAGCCGTTGCGTCATATGATCGTTGGATCTGGCATGCCTTTTTTGGAGTGGCCGGGTCCAACAATGACCTCAATGTACTCAATCAGTCGCCGTTGTTCACTGATGTGCTTAGGGGAGAAGCACTCATAGTGAACTTCACGGTGAATGGACACGAGTACAACTGTGGTTACTACCTTGCCGACGGCATCTACCCCTCCTGGCCGGTGTTCATGAAAGGTGTTACTCTTCCACAGAGTGAAAAGCATCGACCGTTCACTGCTGCTCAATCAGCTTGGCGCAAAGATGTCGAGTGTGCCTTTGGAGTGCTGAAGGCTAGGTTCAACATTCTAGCAGTCCCGGGACGCTCCTACTCGAGGCGTACTCTTGGGTtgatcatgcgtgcatgtgtcattctgcacaacatgatcatcgacgatGAGCGTGATATAAATTTGGAGGACATTTATGAGACAGTTGATTCCAATGCCGGCCCTGCGATACACAACAATGCACCACCAAGCCTAGCAGCCAGGATTCAGATGGACAACGAAATGAGGGACTCACCGATGTATACACAGCTCCAGCATGATTTGATTGAGCATGTGTGGGCTAATGCCtagattatgtaattttttcacatttttatgtaatttttttatataATGTAATCGGTAATAATTTcagttgaataaaataattttcttgcattattttgaaagctaatgtcgaggagagagaaaagctgatgtggaggagagagaagtgagagctggcgctatagcccgtgcactggcaccgtggggtgagagtggggtgagagtaagGATAAAATCTGACCGTGGCGACCAGCctgataagagcatctccagccgcgtcccccaaaccgtcccccaaaccgcgccggattgagcgtttgggggacgtgttttgttcgtgccgcgt encodes:
- the LOC127303364 gene encoding uncharacterized protein, which encodes MEGDMIGAFQAEYEEAMLNLESPLFTDVLRGEALIVNFTVNGHEYNCGYYLADGIYPSWPVFMKGVTLPQSEKHRPFTAAQSAWRKDVECAFGVLKARFNILAVPGRSYSRRTLGLIMRACVILHNMIIDDERDINLEDIYETVDSNAGPAIHNNAPPSLAARIQMDNEMRDSPMYTQLQHDLIEHVWANA